In a single window of the Coffea eugenioides isolate CCC68of chromosome 3, Ceug_1.0, whole genome shotgun sequence genome:
- the LOC113765566 gene encoding uncharacterized protein LOC113765566, protein MADLTTCDRDVSDTPPTHYIVKLRSFSLLAKNDVEKYTSADFETGGYTWKLAIYPNGNKTKGVADYMSVYVVMAREKFLHPGLEVHAVFRMFLLDQNRDNYLTLQGKARRFHKMKLEWGFDRLVHLKTFNDPSNGYLVNDTCILGVEIYVCKETYAGAKGESLLMIKDAVSHKSTWKIDSFSILYDSSNLEASNSFNAGEQKWKIQLYPKGKGSGTGSHISLYLALDDPTSLSPGNQIYVEFALRILDQIQGKHYLGKAKHWFSASNPVSGWPRFVSLSYFNQSNNGLLRYDRCTIEAEVTVHGMADAL, encoded by the exons ATGGCAGATCTTACCACTTGCGACCGGGATG TTTCAGATACACCACCAACTCATTACATCGTGAAACTCCGGTCATTCTCTCTGCTTGCAAAGAATGACGTCGAGAAATACACCTCCGCTGATTTTGAAACTGGAGGCTACACATG GAAGTTGGCCATTTACCCAAATGGAAATAAAACCAAAGGGGTAGCTGATTACATGTCCGTGTACGTGGTGATGGCACGAGAAAAGTTCCTTCATCCTGGGTTGGAAGTTCATGCAGTTTTTAGAATGTTCTTGCTTGATCAGAACAGGGATAACTACCTAACTCTCCAAG GAAAAGCAAGACGTTTTCACAAGATGAAGCTTGAATGGGGATTTGACAGACTCGTGCATCTGAAAACATTTAATGATCCTTCCAATGGATATCTTGTCAATGACACGTGCATTTTAGGGGTAGAAATATACGTGTGCAAGGAAACTTATGCTGGAGCTAAAGGGGAGAGTCTATTGATGATCAAGGACGCTGTAAGCCACAAAAGTACCTGGAAGATTGATAGTTTCTCTATTTTATATGATTCATCTAATTTAGAAGCATCCAATTCATTTAACGCAGGGGAACAAAAATG GAAGATACAGCTGTATCCGAAGGGAAAAGGCAGTGGCACAGGAAGTCATATATCTTTATACCTAGCTTTAGATGATCCTACGAGCCTCTCCCCTGGTAATCAAATATATGTAGAGTTTGCACTGCGTATACTAGACCAAATACAAGGAAAACATTACCTTGGTAAAG CTAAGCATTGGTTCAGTGCATCAAACCCCGTTTCCGGTTGGCCAAGATTTGTTTCACTGAGTTACTTCAACCAGTCAAACAATGGTCTTCTGAGGTATGACAGGTGCACCATAGAAGCAGAAGTGACTGTGCATGGGATGGCTGATGCACTTTAG
- the LOC113765287 gene encoding protein GFS12, with product MMDNKEGEEEEEEERWCMECLERRIKADYNQKLNFVYGLSPHYSPLPFASSAVVQLSGWNGEGEAASASASPPEFIINYYKRRSRQHHCFTQYIDECCLDYLKDSIAEDSVSGVVHELQPEFKPGIPTDKTITLEIQSTECRHLSNAGTSTHLHGLGCRSSTCNFSGWYSCTRTITSLAPIARVGVCSYALFEEIASDFLSGSVEDHVLHSLILLIEGKATGQEAINFLNLLGVPGFDDINFPGCIRHPNIAPILGMLKTSSQINFVLPKTPYTLENILHYSPGALKCDWHARFLIYQILSGLSYMHGLGIAYGNVCPSSIMLTDTCWCWLPVGDKLVLSSASNSNVDIFCPLSRSCSNKACSSGGLFADLKLSQPVDLCSSFYRWYNGDLSNFEYLLVLNKIAGRRWGDHAFHTVVPWVIDFSVKPDENDGAGWRDLSKSKWRLAKGDEQLDFTYSTSEIPHHVSDECLSELAVCSYKARRLPLNVLKMAVRSVYEPNEYPSTMQRLYQWTPDECIPEFYCDPRIFYSLHAGMSDLTVPSWASTPEEFIKLHRDALESNLVSSSIHHWIDITFGYKMSGQAALDAKNVMLPPASPTVLRSAGRRQLFYKPHPACRLLTKSTFKRNKESSGNHYPVSDTAGEQSVETISLGELEETATFCEHAQHLSPIYNFHSDDHLKDNSSKKEHQSENSVKSKLASCTKYGLRSVADINFLIENIEVDDDTVSYQELLLWAQRFSYSDIYSQDIASDIFGVGCILAEIYLNRPLFDPTTMVTHLESGILPRLVQELPPQIQLVVKSCIEKDWKRRPSVKCLLDSPFFPATVRSSYLFLASLQLLAKDESRLRYAATFAKQGALKAMGSFAAEMCASYCLPLVKTTLSDTEAEFAYILLNEFLKCLNPEAIKKLVLPIIQKILQATTYSHLKVSFLQGSFVLDIWNQIGKQAYLEAIHPLVLSNLFVAPNKSSAAAASVLLVGSCEELGVPITVHQTIIPLIHCLGKGLSDDGIDAVVRIGCLFGENFIIKQILPLIRNLVRSCLSYSSASKPELIHSSSTSALINCLMILDGLVANLSREMVVKELIEDGSCPYIKILMQTNVGIPVLQVAASKLVAACEQIGLEFTELHVLPKLKELFDELAFSRENPSISGISGGTIRGPRITIDEQECIGNRMDLVFLLYPSFASILGIEKLRQCCTTWLLLEQFLLRHYNWKWEYTGESSQSSLETTNARRSSFSKRTTPDHVPAKMLLNGVGWSIPQSQRKRGAKHLISTKHSSEHYQTSDARHIASSHVEEHNPWYWFPSSASGWEGLDFIGRSGGPKDEIPWKIRASVIHSVRAHHGALRSLAVCQDECTVFTAGVGPGFKGTVQKWELARFDCVSGYYGHEEAVNDICVLTSLGRVASCDGTVHVWNGQTGKLISVFSEFSTHSAHPASPSSTSSKIDTDEANVLHYNASSTGILNNAFDGSFYTCMHYSQSTDMLIVGAGNGSLRFIDINRGQKLYLWRSNNSESSFPSLVSSICSCACAKPRAEGPDAFPSWIAAGLSSGHCVLFDSRSGKIIASWQAHEGYVTKLAAPNDHLLVSSSLDRTLRIWDLRRSWTSEPISFKGHTDGVSGFSLWGQDVISISRNKIGLSSLTGSADEDGERLVTPQYLYTADRESRNMSVLSSISILPFSRLFLVGTEDGYLKICA from the exons ATGATGGACAATAAGGAAggcgaagaagaagaagaagaagaaagatggtGCATGGAGTGCCTTGAACGACGAATCAAAGCCGACTACAATCAAAAGCTCAACTTTGTTTATGGGCTGTCCCCCCATTATTCTCCCTTGCCTTTTGCCTCCTCCGCCGTCGTTCAg CTATCCGGTTGGAATGGAGAAGGAGAGGCTGCGTCGGCCTCTGCATCACCTCCTGAATTTATAATCAACTACTATAAGAGACGATCACGCCAGCATCATTGCTTCACCCAATACAT TGACGAGTGCTGTCTGGATTATCTTAAAGATAGCATCGCTGAAGATTCTGTTTCTGGAGTTGTTCATGAACTTCAGCCAGAGTTCAAACCTGGAATTCCTACTGATAAAACTATTACACTAGAAATTCAATCGACCGAATGTCGGCATTTGTCAAATGCTGGAACAAGTACACACCTACATGGATTAGGGTGTCGGAGTTCGACCTGCAACTTTTCTGGTTGGTATTCTTGCACTAGGACCATCACTTCCTTGGCTCCCATTGCTCGGGTTGGTGTTTGTTCCTATGCTTTGTTTGAAGAGATTGCTTCAGACTTCTTGTCTGGATCTGTGGAAGATCATGTCTTACACTCTCTTATTCTCTTGATAGAGGGAAAAGCCACTGGGCAAGAAGCCATTAACTTTCTTAATTTACTTGGGGTGCCAGGATTCGATGATATTAACTTTCCTGGCTGCATAAGGCATCCAAATATAGCTCCAATCTTGGGAATGCTGAAAACATCCAGTCAAATCAATTTTGTTCTTCCTAAAACTCCCTATACCTTGGAAAACATTCTTCATTACAGTCCTGGTGCTTTAAAGTGCGATTGGCATGCTAGATTTCTAATATACCAAATACTTTCTGGATTGTCTTACATGCATGGTTTAGGAATTGCCTATGGTAATGTGTGCCCGTCGAGTATAATGTTGACTGATACATGCTGGTGTTGGCTGCCAGTTGGTGATAAATTAGTACTAAGCTCTGCTTCAAACTCAAATGTAGACATATTCTGTCCTTTAAGTAGAAGTTGCTCAAATAAGGCCTGCTCTTCTGGAGGACTCTTCGCAGATTTAAAACTTTCTCAACCTGTGGACTTGTGTTCTAGTTTCTACCGTTGGTACAATGGGGACTTGAGTAATTTTGAGTATCTTCTGGTCTTAAATAAGATAGCTGGGAGAAGGTGGGGTGATCATGCATTCCACACAGTTGTGCCATGGGTTATTGATTTTAGTGTAAAACCTGATGAAAATGATGGAGCTGGATGGCGAGACTTAAGCAAGAGCAAATGGCGGCTGGCAAAAGGTGATGAACAGTTGGACTTTACATATTCAACATCTGAAATCCCACATCATGTATCAGATGAATGCCTTTCTGAACTTGCTGTCTGCAGTTACAAGGCAAGACGATTACCTCTGAATGTTTTGAAAATGGCTGTTCGTTCAGTTTATGAACCAAATGAATATCCTTCTACAATGCAGAGACTCTACCAATGGACCCCTGATGAATGCATCCCAGAATTCTATTGTGATCCACGGATATTTTATTCTCTACATGCTGGCATGTCTGATTTGACAGTACCATCATGGGCTAGTACTCCTGAAGAGTTTATTAAGCTGCATAGGGATGCCTTGGAAAGCAATCTTGTTTCATCCTCTATTCATCATTGGATTGACATCACCTTTGGTTATAAAATGTCAGGTCAGGCAGCGCTTGATGCCAAAAATGTCATGCTTCCCCCAGCATCGCCAACAGTATTAAGGTCAGCAGGACGTCGTCAACTTTTCTATAAACCACACCCTGCTTGTCGGTTATTGACCAAGTCCACTTTTAAGAGGAACAAAGAGTCGTCTGGGAATCATTACCCAGTGAGTGACACTGCAGGCGAGCAATCTGTTGAAACCATCTCCTTGGGTGAATTGGAAGAAACAGCCACATTCTGTGAGCATGCGCAGCATTTAAGTCCAATTTACAACTTCCATTCGGATGACCATTTGAAGGATAACTCCTCGAAGAAAGAGCATCAGAGTGAGAATTCAGTTAAGTCAAAACTTGCCAGCTGTACCAAATATGGGTTGAGATCAGTTGCTGATATTAACTTTCTCATTGAAAACATTGAAGTGGATGATGACACTGTTAGTTATCAAGAACTGTTGCTTTGGGCACAGAGGTTTTCTTATTCAGATATTTACTCTCAAGATATTGCAAGTGATATCTTTGGAGTTGGCTGCATCTTAGCAGAAATTTACTTAAACAGGCCCCTTTTTGATCCTACCACAATGGTGACACACTTGGAGAGTGGCATATTACCTAGATTGGTGCAAGAGCTCCCTCCTCAGATACAGTTAGTAGTCAAGTCATGCATTGAGAAGGACTGGAAGAG GAGACCTTCAGTGAAATGTCTTTTGGATTCTCCATTCTTCCCAGCCACAGTCAGGTCATCATACTTGTTTCTTGCTTCACTTCAACTTCTAGCAAAAGACGAGTCACGCCTTCGTTATGCCGCAACTTTTGCAAAACAAGGAGCATTAAAAGCTATGGGATCATTTGCAGCTGAAATGTGTGCTTCCTACTGCTTACCGCTTGTAAAGACCACCTTGTCAGATACTGAAGCTGAATTCGCTTACATCCTACTCAATGAGTTTTTGAAGTGCTTAAATCCAGAGGCTATAAAGAAACTTGTTTTGCCTATTATTCAGAAGATCTTACAG GCTACCACGTATTCACATTTGAAGGTCTCTTTTCTTCAAGGCTCATTTGTGCTGGACATATGGAACCAAATTGGTAAACAAGCATATCTGGAGGCCATACATCCATTGGTATTATCAAACTTGTTTGTTGCTCCTAACAAGAGTTCAGCTGCTGCTGCCTCTGTGCTCCTGGTTGGCTCTTGTGAGGAGCTTGGTGTTCCAATTACAGTTCATCAG ACAATTATACCTCTGATCCATTGTTTGGGCAAAGGGCTATCAGATGATGGAATTGATGCTGTGGTCAGAATTG GATGTctttttggagaaaattttaTCATCAAACAGATACTGCCCTTAATAAGGAATCTTGTTCGCTCTTGCCTCAGTTATTCATCAGCCAGTAAGCCTGAACTAATTCACAGTTCGAGCACTTCAGCCCTGATAAACTGTCTGATGATATTAGATGGCCTTGTTGCAAACTTATCGAGGGAGATGGTAGTTAAGGAGCTAATTGAA GATGGAAGTTGCCCATATATTAAGATTCTAATGCAGACTAACGTCGGAATTCCAGTACTTCAA GTCGCTGCTAGTAAACTTGTTGCAGCATGTGAGCAGATTGGACTGGAGTTTACAGAGCTGCATGTCCTGCCAAAACTCAAAGAGTTGTTTGATGAGCTTGCTTTCTCTCGGGAAAATCCCAGTATCTCTGGCATATCGGGAGGGACCATAAGGGGACCCAGAATTACAATTGATGAACAGGAGTGTATTGGAAATCGTATGGACCTTGT GTTTCTTTTGTACCCATCATTTGCATCGATTCTTGGCATAGAGAAGCTACGCCAGTGTTGTACAACATGGTTGCTTCTTGAGCAGTTTCTCCTGCGCCACTACAATTGGAAG TGGGAATATACAGGGGAGTCATCTCAAAGTAGTCTAGAAACTACAAATGCCAGAAGATCATCTTTCAGCAAGAGAACAACCCCTGACCATGTACCTGCTAAAATGTTGCTCAATGGAGTTGGGTGGTCAATACCTCAATCACAGCGAAAGAGAGGTGCTAAACATTTGATATCAACAAAACATTCATCAGAACATTATCAGACTTCAGATGCAAGACACATAGCAAGTTCACATGTTGAGGAGCATAACCCTTGGTATTGGTTTCCTAGTTCAGCATCTGGGTGGGAAGGGCTTGACTTTATCGGCCGTTCAGGTGGTCCAAAGGATGAAATTCCATGGAAAATTAGAGCATCTGTTATACACTCTGTCCGAGCACATCATGGAGCTTTGAGATCGCTGGCTGTTTGTCAAGATGAATGTACAGTTTTCACTGCTGGGGTAGGTCCAGGATTCAAGGGGACTGTTCAGAAGTGGGAGTTGGCAAGATTTGATTGTGTATCTGGCTATTATGGCCACGAGGAG GCTGTGAATGACATTTGTGTTTTGACTTCGTTGGGGAGGGTAGCATCCTGTGATGGGACAGTACATGTTTGGAATGGTCAAACGGGGAAGCTAATTTCTGTATTTTCTGAATTTTCTACACATTCTGCGCATCCTGCAAGTCCTTCAAGCACTTCTTCAAAGATTGACACAGATGAAGCCAATGTACTACACTACAATGCATCCTCAACTGGAATACTGAATAATGCATTTGACGGCAGCTTCTATACTTGTATGCATTACTCGCAGTCCACTGATATGCTAATTGTAGGTGCTGGAAATGGATCTCTTAG GTTTATTGATATAAACCGTGGTCAGAAACTTTATCTATGGAGGAGCAATAACAGTGAATCCAGCTTTCCTTCTTTGGTCTCGTCCATATGCTCGTGTGCTTGTGCCAAACCTCGAGCTGAAGGACCCGATGCTTTTCCATCCTGGATTGCAGCTGGTCTAAGTTCTGGTCATTGCGTGTTGTTTGATTCAAGGAGTGGAAAAATTATTGCATCATGGCAAGCTCATGAGGGGTATGTGACAAAG CTAGCTGCGCCAAATGACCATTTGCTTGTTTCAAGTTCTTTGGACAGAACCTTGCGAATTTGGGATTTGAGAAG GAGTTGGACATCAGAACCCATTAGTTTTAAAGGTCACACAGATGGGGTATCGGGTTTCTCATTATGGGGCCAGGATGTGATTTCGATATCCAGAAACAAGATTGGTCTTTCTTCTTTAACTGGATCTGCAGATGAG GATGGAGAGCGCCTAGTGACGCCGCAATATCTATATACGGCGGACAGAGAATCAAGGAACATGTCTGTATTGTCAAGTATAAGCATACTTCCTTTCTCACGGCTCTTTCTTGTTGGAACAGAAGATGGCTATTTGAAGATCTGCGCCTAG
- the LOC113764875 gene encoding pentatricopeptide repeat-containing protein At3g06430, chloroplastic: MTTTSPFSLSFSSSLRPSPLPHPRRATLINSASTHSISELVMIRCAAPALASTTRAAAAAPLTSPPQKRHWKQGEYPGLIQDFSISQKNKKTHPIKNIKKKLDKKNNAKAWANTVTEALSDCIDKKQWLPALHVFEMLKEQPFYQPREGTYMKLLVLLGKCGQPQQARQLFDTMLEEGLQPTSELYTALLSAYCRSNMIDEAFSVLDRMVVLPLCQPDVYTYSILIKACMDDSRFEMVESLYQQMAERLITPNTVTQNIVLSGYGKAGKYEQMEKVLSGMLKSTSCRPDVWTMNIILSLFGNKGQIEMMERWYERFRDFGIEPETRTFNILIGAYGKKKLYDKMSSVMEYMRKLSFPWTTSTYNNVIEAFADAGDAKHMECTFDQMRTEGMKADTKTFCCLIKGYANAGAFHKVISCVQLAGKLEIPENTSFYNAVIYACAKAEDLMEMDRVFKRMKEKECQPDSLTFSLMVDAYRKEGMNDKVYDLEQEKQMIKASAVGAGQDIESQTLVDPWFRV; this comes from the exons CCGCCCTGGCATCCACTACCCGGGCCGCCGCCGCAGCTCCCTTGACGTCGCCCCCCCAAAAAAGGCACTGGAAACAAGGCGAGTACCCAGGTCTCATTCAAGACTTCTCAATTTCCCAAAAAAACAAGAAGACCCACCCcataaaaaatattaagaaGAAACTGGATAAGAAGAACAATGCCAAGGCCTGGGCCAACACTGTCACTGAAGCTCTCTCCGATTGCATTGACAAAAAGCAGTGGCTCCCAGCCCTCCAT gtaTTTGAGATGCTGAAAGAACAGCCCTTTTATCAACCAAGAGAAGGGACTTACATGAAGCTCCTCGTTCTGCTTGGGAAATGCGGTCAACCACAACAAGCCCGTCAGCTTTTTGACACGATGCTTGAAGAGGGATTGCAACCCACTTCAGAACTTTACACGGCCTTGCTTTCTGCTTATTGTAGAAGCAACATGATTGATGAAGCATTTTCAGTTCTTGATCGAATGGTAGTCCTTCCTCTCTGTCAACCAGATGTTTATACTTACAGCATCCTGATTAAGGCTTGTATGGATGATTCTCGTTTTGAGATGGTCGAGTCACTTTATCAACAAATGGCTGAAAGATTAATTACTCCTAATACGGTCACTCAAAATATAGTTTTGAGTGGTTATGGGAAGGCGGGAAAATATGAACAAATGGAGAAAGTGCTCTCAGGAATGCTCAAGAGCACGTCGTGTAGGCCTGATGTATGGACAATGAATATTATATTGAGTTTGTTTGGGAACAAGGGTCAGATTGAGATGATGGAGAGATGGTATGAGAGGTTTCGTGATTTTGGCATTGAGCCCGAAACCCGAACTTTTAATATCCTTATTGGTGCTTATGGGAAGAAGAAGCTGTATGATAAGATGTCATCTGTTATGGAATACATGCGCAAGCTTTCATTTCCGTGGACAACATCAACCTACAACAATGTCATCGAGGCGTTTGCAGATGCTGGTGACGCCAAGCACATGGAGTGCACATTTGATCAGATGCGTACCGAGGGTATGAAGGCAGACACTAAGACATTCTGCTGTTTGATTAAAGGTTATGCTAATGCGGGTGCTTTTCATAAGGTCATCAGCTGTGTTCAGTTGGCTGGGAAGTTGGAAATACCTGAGAATACATCCTTCTACAACGCTGTCATTTATGCTTGTGCAAAGGCTGAGGATTTAATGGAGATGGATAGAGTTTTCAAGagaatgaaagaaaaggaatgcCAACCAGATTCTCTGACATTCTCACTTATGGTTGATGCTTACAGGAAGGAAGGTATGAATGACAAAGTCTACGATTTGGAGCAAGAAAAACAGATGATCAAGGCTAGTGCAGTGGGAGCCGGCCAAGATATTGAATCACAAACCCTTGTTGATCCGTGGTTCAGAGTCTGA
- the LOC113765567 gene encoding proteasome assembly chaperone 4, with protein sequence MGGLDEDEDCYHRRHEASSVGSCSIAIPPLQTLDDGSRSNGVEIISFSDVVDDATLHFHIIRLHQQIYAWIGCNSAKFGHLYAAAPTRPSNAVSVTSLIGGSSDNAGAGIARRIVLKTGLNVVLACNLPKNSPLLEAAAERRLVQKLVSLGYATPKSGVSSSTQEG encoded by the exons ATGGGGGGATTGGACGAGGACGAGGACTGCTACCACCGCCGCCACGAAGCATCATCCGTGGGTAGTTGTAGTATCGCCATCCCGCCGCTTCAAACCCTCGATGATGGCAGCCGAAGCAATGGAGTAGAAATCATCTCCTTCTCCGATGTGGTGGACGATGCCACCCTCCACTTTCACATCATCCGTCTTCACCAGCAG ATATACGCCTGGATCGGTTGCAACTCTGCAAAATTTGGACATTTATATGCTGCTGCTCCTACACGTCCC AGCAATGCTGTTAGTGTTACTTCTTTAATTGGAGGATCTTCTGACAACGCTGGAGCTGGTATTGCCCGTCGAATAG ttctCAAGACTGGTCTTAACGTTGTATTGGCTTGTAATCTTCCAAAGAATAGTCCCTTGCTTGAG GCTGCTGCTGAGAGAAGGTTGGTGCAAAAGCTTGTCAGCCTGGGTTACGCGACACCTAAATCTGGAGTATCATCCTCAACACAAGAAGGCTAA
- the LOC113765237 gene encoding S-adenosylmethionine synthase 2, which translates to METFLFTSESVNEGHPDKLCDQISDAVLDACLAQDPESKVACETCTKTNMVMVFGEITTKAQVDYEKIVRDTCRAIGFVSDDVGLDADNCKVLVNIEQQSPDIAQGVHGHLTKCPEEIGAGDQGHMFGYATDETPELMPLSHVLATKLGARLTEVRKNGTCPWLRPDGKTQVTVEYYNENGAMVPVRVHTVLISTQHDETVTNDEIAADLKEHVIKPVIPKKYLDEKTVFHLNPSGRFVIGGPHGDAGLTGRKIIIDTYGGWGAHGGGAFSGKDPTKVDRSGAYIVRQAAKSIVGNGLARRCIVQVSYAIGVPEPLSVFVDTYGTGRIPDKEILKIVKDNFDFRPGMIAINLDLKRGGNNRFLKTAAYGHFGRDDPDFTWEVVKPLKWEKGLA; encoded by the coding sequence ATGGAGACCTTCTTGTTCACTTCTGAGTCTGTCAATGAGGGGCACCCCGACAAGCTCTGTGACCAGATCTCGGATGCAGTGCTTGACGCCTGTCTGGCTCAAGACCCCGAGAGCAAGGTTGCTTGCGAAACCTGCACCAAGACCAACATGGTCATGGTCTTCGGTGAGATCACCACCAAGGCCCAGGTCGACTATGAGAAAATTGTCCGCGACACCTGCCGTGCCATTGGTTTCGTTTCTGATGATGTAGGCTTGGATGCTGACAACTGCAAGGTCCTTGTCAACATTGAACAGCAGAGCCCTGACATCGCTCAGGGTGTCCACGGTCATCTCACCAAGTGCCCCGAGGAAATAGGCGCTGGTGACCAGGGACACATGTTTGGCTATGCCACCGATGAGACCCCTGAATTGATGCCTCTCAGCCATGTTCTTGCAACCAAGCTTGGTGCCCGCCTCACAGAGGTTCGCAAGAATGGTACTTGCCCCTGGCTCAGACCAGATGGTAAAACCCAAGTGACTGTTGAGTACTACAATGAGAATGGTGCCATGGTTCCTGTCCGAGTTCACACTGTCTTGATTTCCACTCAGCATGACGAGACCGTCACCAACGATGAGATTGCTGCTGATCTGAAGGAGCATGTCATTAAGCCTGTGATTCCCAAGAAGTACCTCGATGAGAAAACAGTTTTCCACCTCAATCCATCTGGCCGCTTTGTCATTGGTGGTCCTCATGGCGACGCTGGTCTTACCGGCCGCAAGATCATTATTGATACTTACGGTGGATGGGGTGCTCACGGTGGTGGTGCCTTTTCCGGAAAGGACCCAACCAAGGTGGACCGGAGTGGTGCCTACATTGTCAGGCAAGCTGCCAAGAGCATTGTTGGCAATGGACTTGCGAGGAGGTGCATTGTGCAGGTTTCATACGCCATTGGTGTCCCTGAGCCCTTGTCTGTCTTTGTGGACACTTATGGCACAGGAAGGATCCCCGACAAAGAAATTCTCAAGATCGTGAAGGATAACTTTGATTTCAGGCCTGGTATGATTGCCATTAATTTGGATCTTAAGAGAGGTGGGAATAACAGGTTCTTGAAGACTGCTGCTTACGGACATTTTGGCCGAGATGACCCCGACTTCACATGGGAGGTGGTTAAGCCTCTCAAATGGGAGAAGGGTCTAGCCTAA